ATCTATTTCTTCATTTTTCATTTCATTGAGTTCGTATGCTTGTCTAGCCACTTCATCTTTTTCATTGGGAATAAATCCAGTAATAACAAATGCAACCATTAAGGTTATTAATATCACTAATTTCTTTTTATGAATGGTAAAGGGTAACTTTTCTTTTATATTATACTGCTGTATTTTATTAATAGTATCTTCCTTTTGCATTAAACTGATTTTATCTTTTTTATTTATTAATTCTAATGACGTTAATAACCTTTCATTTAAACCTTTTGAATCGGTTATTGTTGCCGTTTTTATTAAATTAGGAAATTTAAAAATGGCATATACAGCCGTTATGAATATCCCTGCCACAATAATGGATAATGCCAAATACACTTTGTTATAAATAGGTATCATAAAGGAAGCAATCATTAGAATCAACCCGAGTACAAAAGCGATACTACTTCCTTCTACAAGGGTATTTAAAAATACGTTCATACTAATTTTTCTTCTTGCTTTTTTTAAGAATTTCATGATTTTATTTTCCATGATTACCTCCTTTAATGGGTTTGCCCTTGACTAACTTTCTGACCATTAGTTTTTGTTCTTTTGGGATTTCTTTTTCTTTTTTACCTTTTTAAAAACTTTGCTTTTCTTTGCATTAAGTTTTATGGACGATACATAGATTAATCCTATGGATATAATACTTTGAGCAATTATATTAATGACGTATACATTCTTGACGTCTAACTCTGAATTGTAGAATAGAGCAAATGGCACCTCAGATCCAGAAATACCTACTTGTTCTAAAATCACCGCAGAGAATCCCATAATTGGATTAAGGTAAAGTATGTTTAAGGGTAACGGTGTCGTTGTTGATATAGAATATCCTGTATTTCTTTGATAAATCAAAATAAAAATCAAAGCAAAAATCATTGTTCCAATGCTTAACATTAACAAAGTTCCGTAAGCCATGACATTAGCAACTGTTGTTCGCTTAAATACAGTTGACACAAAGATACCAATACTGCCTATAAAAATAGTCGTCACGATAAAATAGCCTAACAAACCAAAAAGCTGTAATAACGTAACGCCACCAAATATAAAGACCAATGATAGCACTGGCATACTGGCTATGACTAAAAGTATAACGGTGCTTAGAGAAGATAATAATTTACCTATTAAGACAGACCTTGACTTTAAAGGTGTTGATAACAATATCTCTAAGGTTTGTCGTTCCCTTTCACCTGATATGGAACCAGCTGTTAGTGCTGGCACTACAAACAGAATCAAACCAAATTGTAGATAACCTAATAGCACATACAACATAGTAAATTCTTGATATCCTGAAGAATATGCCAAACTATCTAACATCTGTGAAAAGATAAATAACCCAATAGCTGCTAATATACCTATATATATAAATAGCATCATTGCAAATTTCCAACTTCTAGTGGCTATTTTTAACTCTTTACGAAATACTGGATTAATCATTATTCTCCCCCCATTTCTTGTGATTCGGTTATTTCCATAAATAATGTTTCCAAATTACCTGCTTCTTGACCAAAAGAAACAACCGAAATATCATTGGCAATTAATCTTTTTAACATACCCGCCACTTCATCATCTTTACCTGTAAAATTAGCCGTAATGAGGTGGTCTGCCACTTTTATTTGATCCACTTCTGGCTGCTCTTTTAAGTAAGTAACAGCCTTGTCAATGTCTTTTAGTACTTTTATTTTTAATGGTGCTGTATGGTTAAGGTTGTGCATAATGTCATCCACTGTTCCTGATACAACCATTTTCCCATTGTTAATAATACCAATTCTTGAACAAATTTCTGCTAACTCTGGTAATATATGAGAGCTTACAATAATGGTCTTACCAATGGATTGTAAGTTCTTAAGGATTTCTTTCATTTCAAATCTGGCTCTTGGATCCATTCCTGAGGCCGGTTCATCTAATATCAGTAAGTCTGGGTTATGAACCAATGCCCTTGCCAAACAAAGGCGTTGTTTCATCCCTCTTGAAAGACTATCTACATAAGCATCTTCTTTGTCTGATAGATTAACCAACTCTAATAAATCTCGACAAACTTTTTTAGCATCTGTGCCTAATATTTTATAGATAGAAGCATAAAATTCTAGGTATTCAATGGCTTTTAAATTATCATAGACTCCGAAGAAATCTGGCATATAGCCTATCTTGGCTTTTAATTGCTTTGTATTTTTTAAGGCATCTGTTCCATCAACATATACTTCTCCTGAATCTGCTTTTAATAAGCCTGAAACAATTCGCATAGTTGTGGTTTTTCCTGCACCGTTTGGTCCAACAAAACCAAAGATATCCCCTTTTTTAATTTTTAAATTTAATTGATTAACCGCTAAAAATTTACCGTAACTTTTACTTAAATCTTTGATTTCTAACATTATTGCACCCTCCCTTTAACATCAATTAGAGGAAGGCTCATAGGCGCTCCAGATGTATCCCCATCAGCAATCAATTTGATTTGTATCATCTCATTTTCATCTAAATAATTTTGAAGTTCTTCTCCCTCTATTGTTTCTCTTCTATATTGAATTTCATCGTATTCTCCTGTTACGTAATTATAGATATAAATGTTCCCTTTAAAAGTCTCATATCCGTAATAATTTCTAACTTGAGGCGTACGGTCTTTAAAAGCTATGCTTGTCAGTTCAATGTTATCTTTTGTTTCATATATTAATTCTACTTCTTGATTGCCTTCTAATAGCATAAAATTATCTACATAAAAGACTCTGGCGCTATGTGGATCCGCTAACTC
The genomic region above belongs to Natranaerovirga hydrolytica and contains:
- a CDS encoding ABC transporter permease, with product MINPVFRKELKIATRSWKFAMMLFIYIGILAAIGLFIFSQMLDSLAYSSGYQEFTMLYVLLGYLQFGLILFVVPALTAGSISGERERQTLEILLSTPLKSRSVLIGKLLSSLSTVILLVIASMPVLSLVFIFGGVTLLQLFGLLGYFIVTTIFIGSIGIFVSTVFKRTTVANVMAYGTLLMLSIGTMIFALIFILIYQRNTGYSISTTTPLPLNILYLNPIMGFSAVILEQVGISGSEVPFALFYNSELDVKNVYVINIIAQSIISIGLIYVSSIKLNAKKSKVFKKVKKKKKSQKNKN
- a CDS encoding ABC transporter ATP-binding protein, whose protein sequence is MLEIKDLSKSYGKFLAVNQLNLKIKKGDIFGFVGPNGAGKTTTMRIVSGLLKADSGEVYVDGTDALKNTKQLKAKIGYMPDFFGVYDNLKAIEYLEFYASIYKILGTDAKKVCRDLLELVNLSDKEDAYVDSLSRGMKQRLCLARALVHNPDLLILDEPASGMDPRARFEMKEILKNLQSIGKTIIVSSHILPELAEICSRIGIINNGKMVVSGTVDDIMHNLNHTAPLKIKVLKDIDKAVTYLKEQPEVDQIKVADHLITANFTGKDDEVAGMLKRLIANDISVVSFGQEAGNLETLFMEITESQEMGGE